A part of Desulfobacter sp. genomic DNA contains:
- a CDS encoding ABC transporter permease — translation MIEGIFVEGLIYAIMALGVFFTFRVLDFPDLTVDGSFPMGAVIMAAGLHQGISPVTCLVLAFAGGLLAGFITAAIHNKLKVPHLLAGILTMTMLYSVNIRILSNKANLPLLRIDTLLTKVHGLAQGVMAPEYASLIFFILVVLAIKFLLDLFFLTDMGLVFGALGNNEQMVRVQGVNPATLKLIGVGISNGLVALSGAFAAQYQGFADVNLGQGIVVSGLASVMLGEFLLKSNRISILTLRVILGAILFKGIMYLGRYYGYYINMTPNDLKLITGLLIIVSLAVANFKRIQQKGGA, via the coding sequence ATGATAGAAGGAATTTTTGTAGAAGGGCTGATTTACGCCATCATGGCCCTGGGGGTGTTTTTTACCTTCAGGGTACTGGATTTCCCCGACCTCACCGTTGACGGCTCCTTTCCCATGGGGGCGGTGATCATGGCCGCCGGCCTCCACCAGGGAATCAGCCCTGTCACCTGCCTGGTTCTGGCTTTTGCCGGCGGGCTGCTGGCCGGATTCATCACGGCCGCCATTCACAACAAGCTCAAGGTCCCCCACCTGCTGGCCGGGATTTTGACCATGACCATGCTTTATTCGGTGAATATCCGGATCCTCTCCAACAAGGCCAACCTGCCGCTGCTGCGCATTGACACCCTGCTGACCAAGGTCCACGGACTGGCCCAGGGGGTTATGGCCCCTGAATACGCCTCCCTGATCTTTTTTATCCTGGTGGTCCTGGCCATCAAATTTCTCCTGGACCTGTTTTTTTTAACGGATATGGGCCTGGTTTTCGGGGCCCTGGGCAACAACGAGCAGATGGTCCGGGTCCAGGGGGTGAACCCGGCCACCCTCAAGCTCATCGGCGTGGGCATCTCCAACGGACTGGTTGCCCTGTCCGGGGCCTTTGCCGCACAGTACCAGGGCTTTGCCGACGTCAACCTGGGCCAGGGTATCGTGGTCTCGGGCCTGGCCTCGGTGATGCTGGGTGAATTTTTGCTCAAATCCAACCGGATTTCCATTCTCACCCTGAGGGTGATTCTGGGAGCCATTCTTTTCAAGGGCATCATGTACCTGGGCCGGTATTACGGCTATTACATCAACATGACCCCCAACGACCTGAAACTCATCACCGGCCTGCTGATCATCGTCTCCCTGGCCGTGGCCAATTTCAAACGCATACAGCAGAAGGGGGGCGCATGA
- a CDS encoding ABC transporter substrate-binding protein: MKKIMLTAAAVLLSAAMCLSPVQAEKQVYIGISKIVAHPALDALEQGVQDGVKETFPNARFDLQNANGEMSTAASIAQKFKAEKVDIAVGIATPTAQALVNTIKNRPVLFCAVTDPEGAGLVRSVKHGEKGVTGTSDMTPVKEQIMLLNRIKPIKTLGHVYCSGEANAVALAGIAKAVCKELGIKFVETTVTNSAEVKQAVQTIAPRVDGIYLSNDNTVFSALAAVTAVAMKHKIPVMSADPSSAESNDVLAAWGFDYYKMGRVTGRVAADIINGAKPEEIPTIYMTDPSDVDLLINLDVAAKLGLVIPETIVETANKIIENGKLTSK; the protein is encoded by the coding sequence ATGAAAAAAATAATGCTGACAGCGGCGGCCGTCCTTTTGTCCGCAGCCATGTGTTTGTCCCCTGTGCAGGCTGAAAAACAGGTATATATCGGCATTTCAAAGATTGTGGCCCACCCGGCCCTGGATGCCCTGGAACAGGGGGTTCAGGACGGGGTGAAGGAAACCTTTCCCAATGCCCGGTTCGACCTGCAGAACGCCAACGGAGAGATGTCCACGGCCGCCTCCATCGCACAGAAATTCAAGGCGGAAAAGGTGGATATTGCCGTGGGCATCGCCACCCCCACGGCCCAGGCCCTGGTGAATACCATCAAGAACCGGCCCGTGCTCTTCTGCGCCGTGACCGACCCTGAAGGGGCGGGGCTGGTGAGATCCGTGAAGCACGGGGAAAAGGGCGTGACCGGCACCTCGGACATGACCCCGGTAAAGGAGCAGATCATGCTGCTCAACCGGATCAAGCCCATCAAAACCCTGGGCCATGTCTACTGCTCCGGCGAAGCCAATGCCGTTGCCCTGGCCGGGATTGCCAAGGCGGTCTGCAAGGAGCTGGGGATTAAATTCGTTGAAACCACGGTGACCAACTCCGCCGAGGTGAAACAGGCTGTTCAGACCATCGCCCCCAGGGTGGACGGGATCTACCTGAGCAACGACAATACGGTGTTCTCCGCCCTGGCCGCCGTCACCGCCGTGGCCATGAAGCATAAGATTCCGGTGATGTCCGCCGACCCCAGTTCCGCAGAGAGCAACGATGTGCTGGCGGCCTGGGGATTCGACTACTATAAAATGGGGCGGGTGACAGGCCGGGTGGCCGCCGATATCATCAACGGCGCCAAACCTGAAGAAATCCCCACCATTTATATGACAGACCCCTCCGACGTGGACCTGCTCATCAATCTGGATGTGGCCGCCAAACTGGGGCTGGTCATTCCTGAAACGATTGTGGAAACCGCCAATAAGATCATCGAAAACGGCAAGCTCACGTCCAAATAG